The following are from one region of the bacterium genome:
- a CDS encoding type II toxin-antitoxin system HicB family antitoxin, translated as MDRYEIIIYWSEEDNAYIAEVPELPGCMAHGENYESAVKNVRDAIQLWIKTAKEFNDFIPEPKGRRLVYA; from the coding sequence ATGGATAGATACGAGATAATAATATATTGGAGTGAGGAAGATAATGCTTATATAGCAGAAGTTCCAGAGCTTCCTGGATGTATGGCGCACGGAGAAAACTATGAATCGGCAGTAAAAAATGTTAGAGATGCAATTCAACTTTGGATAAAAACGGCAAAGGAATTTAATGATTTTATACCAGAACCGAAAGGTCGCCGTCTCGTTTACGCATAG
- a CDS encoding transglutaminase family protein, whose amino-acid sequence MDEYLKLTEIIDWKHHSILEKAKAFSNQRGDVYTISKHCFEWVRDNIKHSRDFCLNPVTCKASEVLKHLTGYCYAKNHLLVALLRANSIPSGFCYQRLSRDDNGPPFVLHGLTAIYLSKIGWYRVDPRGNKEGVNAQFEPPKEHLAFHINLEGEADLPEVWSDPLPVIVNLLQNSKTYNQVWENLPDVEIIHELTKRWGRY is encoded by the coding sequence ATGGATGAATATTTAAAATTAACTGAGATAATTGATTGGAAGCACCACTCTATATTAGAAAAAGCAAAGGCATTCTCTAATCAAAGAGGAGATGTCTATACTATTTCTAAACATTGCTTTGAATGGGTAAGAGATAATATTAAACACAGCCGTGATTTTTGTCTAAATCCTGTAACTTGTAAAGCATCTGAAGTTTTAAAGCATCTCACAGGGTATTGTTATGCAAAAAACCATTTATTAGTTGCCTTATTACGGGCCAATTCAATTCCCTCTGGCTTTTGTTATCAAAGGCTAAGTCGCGATGATAATGGTCCTCCTTTTGTATTACATGGATTAACAGCAATTTATTTATCCAAGATAGGTTGGTATAGAGTTGATCCAAGAGGTAATAAAGAAGGCGTAAATGCTCAATTTGAGCCTCCCAAAGAACATTTAGCATTTCATATAAACTTAGAAGGTGAAGCTGATTTACCAGAAGTATGGTCAGATCCACTTCCTGTAATTGTTAATTTGTTACAAAACAGTAAAACTTATAATCAAGTTTGGGAAAATCTACCAGATGTTGAAATTATCCATGAGCTAACCAAGCGTTGGGGGAGATATTAG
- a CDS encoding BrnT family toxin: MRISGIIWLQKIVEKLAKKHHITQDEVEQVFVNKPQYRFLEQGKIEGENVYSAYGRTNAGRYVTVIFIHKLGSRALVISARDMDKKERKQYGR, translated from the coding sequence ATGAGAATTAGTGGCATAATATGGCTACAGAAAATCGTAGAGAAACTTGCAAAGAAGCACCATATTACTCAAGATGAGGTAGAACAGGTATTTGTTAACAAACCCCAATATCGATTTTTGGAACAAGGGAAAATTGAGGGTGAAAATGTATATTCGGCGTATGGGCGCACTAATGCAGGCCGTTATGTAACAGTAATATTTATTCACAAACTTGGTAGCCGTGCCTTGGTTATAAGTGCACGAGATATGGATAAAAAGGAGCGTAAACAATATGGTAGATAA
- a CDS encoding CopG family antitoxin, with amino-acid sequence MVDKIPDNMTIEEASNFWDSHSVADYPSYVVQLEYKPEERITFVAIASNLLTQLEKQAKKQGASVETLVNLWIQEKLTHRV; translated from the coding sequence ATGGTAGATAAGATCCCTGATAACATGACTATTGAGGAAGCCTCAAATTTTTGGGATAGTCACAGTGTAGCAGATTATCCTTCTTATGTAGTACAATTGGAGTATAAACCAGAAGAACGAATCACCTTTGTTGCCATTGCAAGTAACTTGCTAACTCAGTTGGAAAAGCAAGCAAAAAAACAGGGGGCATCTGTAGAAACATTAGTTAATTTGTGGATTCAAGAGAAACTTACGCATAGAGTATAA
- the otsB gene encoding trehalose-phosphatase, protein MNYLFTQFNKIEELLRNRFILLLLDYDGTLTPIVETPQDAIISKETKELLQRLSKKSNYALGIISGRSLEDIKNTVGVKDIIYAGNHGLEIEGPSIKFKSWVSLRIKSVIHRIADDMRKRLSKIKGVLIEDKELTLSIHYRLVGKKDMPVFEKIISEVTASYTDKIKVDCGKKVYEIKPAVKWDKGRVVLWLLSRKQFSFDKKRILPIYLGDDTTDEEAFKALKRKGLTIFVGKSHTSGADYYLRNTQEVVRFLHLISEIHHN, encoded by the coding sequence GTGAATTATTTATTTACCCAATTTAACAAAATAGAAGAATTACTACGCAATCGTTTTATATTACTTTTGCTGGATTACGATGGAACACTGACTCCCATTGTAGAAACCCCTCAAGATGCAATTATTTCCAAAGAGACCAAAGAATTATTGCAAAGATTATCAAAGAAGTCAAATTATGCCTTAGGCATTATTAGCGGAAGGTCATTGGAAGATATAAAAAATACGGTTGGAGTAAAAGATATTATTTATGCTGGTAACCATGGTTTGGAGATTGAAGGGCCGAGCATTAAATTTAAAAGCTGGGTTTCTTTGAGAATAAAGTCAGTTATACATCGTATTGCTGATGATATGCGAAAACGGCTTTCCAAGATAAAGGGTGTGTTAATTGAGGATAAGGAATTGACCTTAAGTATTCATTATCGGCTAGTTGGGAAAAAAGATATGCCTGTTTTTGAGAAAATTATCTCTGAGGTTACAGCTTCCTATACCGATAAAATAAAGGTTGATTGTGGAAAGAAGGTTTATGAAATAAAACCAGCGGTTAAATGGGATAAGGGCAGGGTTGTTTTATGGCTTTTGAGCAGAAAGCAATTCTCTTTTGACAAGAAGAGGATTTTACCGATTTATCTCGGTGATGATACAACCGATGAGGAAGCTTTTAAGGCATTAAAAAGAAAAGGGTTAACAATATTTGTAGGAAAATCGCATACTTCTGGTGCAGATTACTATTTGAGAAATACGCAAGAAGTAGTCAGGTTTTTGCATTTAATCTCGGAAATACACCATAATTAA
- a CDS encoding type II toxin-antitoxin system mRNA interferase toxin, RelE/StbE family, producing the protein MKIREIKVSPLFEKHYKKLPNQIKEKAKEKEKIFRENPFDPRLNTHKLSGKNKGCWAFWITHFYRIKFIFLS; encoded by the coding sequence ATGAAAATCAGAGAAATTAAGGTTTCACCTCTTTTTGAAAAGCATTACAAAAAACTTCCAAACCAGATTAAGGAAAAAGCAAAAGAGAAGGAAAAAATTTTTAGAGAAAACCCTTTTGACCCCCGATTAAACACCCATAAGCTCTCGGGAAAAAATAAAGGGTGTTGGGCATTCTGGATAACCCATTTTTATAGAATAAAATTTATTTTCTTAAGCTAG
- a CDS encoding cytochrome c biogenesis protein CcdA, which translates to MSFLSPCVLPLVPAYISFISGLSVDKLQASEGRKGLKETLIATVLFILGFSSIFVLLGASATYIGRFILGNKGIIRLILGIVVIIFIMQRAKNKRWQEKT; encoded by the coding sequence TTGTCATTCCTCTCCCCTTGTGTCCTGCCTCTTGTCCCTGCCTATATCTCCTTTATCTCTGGGCTATCAGTAGACAAGTTGCAAGCCTCTGAGGGAAGAAAGGGTTTGAAGGAGACCTTAATCGCCACTGTTCTATTCATCTTAGGCTTTTCATCCATCTTTGTCTTATTAGGGGCTTCTGCCACCTATATTGGCAGATTCATCTTAGGCAATAAAGGGATAATTCGCTTAATTTTAGGGATAGTAGTAATCATCTTTATTATGCAAAGAGCAAAAAATAAGAGATGGCAGGAAAAAACTTAA
- a CDS encoding trehalose-6-phosphate synthase, whose protein sequence is MKRILLFILPILLIVAIGFTIFGIMQVRFTQEKLMDDLQKKAKAIDETLEFSARTFLINNDLRSINRLVESFQKRERLQGCVIYDKDGEVLAITDRISDYKDKPKPYITEVLTNKTARGALEDFRESSVYSYILPVMDEENNVLGMAEVIYDTSYVFTTLTSLWKRFSISLVSLLVIIVLIMLLIQRRIFILPIINLTEWFKHFQKGETDKAHPIKEKGELGKLASEVEQVALNLRVARRAISKEASVRLKKEETWTEVKLKDIVHAKLGENTLFVVSNREPYMHVLDETRGITKCIRPASGVVTALHPILCACGGTWIAHGGGNADRKFVNSKDKLGVPPEDNRYILKRIWLSKEEEEGYYYGFANEGLWPLCHNTHTRPIFREGDWEVYKKVNQKFANSLLEEFPAKNPFVFIQDYHFTLLGRMIKEKRPDATIALFWHIPWPTAEAFSICPYQKEILDGMLGCDLIGFHVQNHCNNFLDTANRLLESRVNIEKFSVVRLDKETFVKAFPISVNGYVSGDFKERNLTKAIETIKKDFDLEDKIIGVGVDRIDYTKGLIERVLAIDRFFEKYPNYKKKVVFVQLAAPSRVHIKRYHDLMSEIDELVEKKNWKHAEGNWKPIIYLKRYFSPEEIKPFYKMADFCIVSSLHDGMNLVAKEYVASKKDLAGALILSQFTGAARELTDAIQFNPYAIEEFAEAIKLTLEMPVNEKKKRMNNMRKIIAENNIYRWAGNIITELTALKKS, encoded by the coding sequence ATGAAGAGAATTCTTTTATTTATCTTGCCGATTTTGCTTATTGTTGCTATTGGCTTTACGATATTCGGCATTATGCAGGTTCGTTTTACCCAAGAAAAATTGATGGATGACCTCCAAAAGAAAGCCAAAGCCATTGATGAAACCTTAGAGTTTTCCGCCAGAACATTTCTTATTAATAATGATTTAAGATCAATCAATCGCTTGGTTGAAAGTTTCCAGAAAAGAGAAAGGCTCCAAGGCTGCGTAATTTATGACAAAGATGGCGAAGTTTTAGCCATTACTGACAGAATTTCTGACTACAAGGATAAACCAAAGCCATATATTACAGAGGTGCTCACTAATAAAACCGCTCGGGGAGCTCTGGAGGATTTCAGAGAATCTTCTGTATATAGTTATATCCTGCCTGTAATGGATGAAGAAAATAATGTTTTAGGTATGGCAGAGGTTATCTATGATACATCTTATGTTTTTACCACATTAACCTCCTTATGGAAGCGCTTCAGCATTTCTTTGGTAAGTTTATTGGTAATAATTGTCTTAATTATGCTTTTAATTCAAAGGCGCATATTTATTCTGCCGATTATCAATCTTACCGAATGGTTTAAGCATTTTCAGAAGGGCGAAACAGACAAAGCACATCCTATTAAAGAAAAAGGAGAACTGGGTAAGCTTGCCAGCGAGGTTGAACAGGTGGCATTGAACCTTAGGGTTGCACGCAGGGCAATTTCCAAAGAGGCTTCAGTGCGCTTAAAGAAGGAAGAAACCTGGACCGAGGTTAAATTAAAGGATATAGTTCATGCCAAATTGGGCGAAAATACATTATTTGTAGTTTCAAATAGAGAGCCATATATGCATGTTTTGGATGAAACAAGAGGCATAACCAAATGCATAAGGCCAGCAAGCGGTGTTGTTACCGCATTACACCCTATTCTATGTGCCTGCGGAGGGACATGGATAGCCCATGGAGGAGGCAATGCCGATAGAAAATTTGTGAATTCAAAGGATAAACTTGGCGTGCCACCCGAAGATAATCGTTATATCCTTAAGCGAATATGGCTTAGCAAAGAGGAAGAGGAGGGCTATTATTACGGCTTTGCCAACGAAGGATTATGGCCTCTTTGCCATAATACGCATACCCGGCCTATTTTTAGAGAAGGGGACTGGGAAGTGTATAAAAAGGTAAATCAGAAATTTGCCAACAGCCTCCTTGAGGAATTCCCGGCAAAGAATCCCTTTGTGTTTATTCAGGATTACCATTTCACGCTATTAGGCAGGATGATTAAAGAAAAACGGCCTGATGCAACGATTGCCTTATTCTGGCATATCCCCTGGCCTACTGCGGAAGCATTTTCTATCTGTCCTTACCAAAAAGAAATCCTGGATGGAATGCTGGGCTGTGACTTGATTGGCTTCCATGTGCAAAACCATTGCAATAATTTCTTAGACACAGCAAACCGACTCCTTGAATCCAGAGTGAACATTGAGAAATTTAGCGTTGTCCGGCTGGATAAAGAAACCTTTGTAAAGGCTTTTCCAATCAGTGTTAACGGATATGTAAGTGGTGATTTTAAAGAGCGTAATTTAACAAAAGCAATAGAAACGATAAAGAAAGACTTTGACTTAGAGGATAAAATTATTGGCGTTGGCGTGGATAGAATTGATTATACAAAAGGTCTCATTGAAAGGGTGCTGGCGATTGATAGATTTTTTGAAAAATATCCAAATTATAAGAAGAAAGTGGTATTTGTCCAGCTTGCTGCTCCCAGCCGTGTCCATATAAAACGCTATCACGACCTTATGTCAGAGATTGATGAGTTAGTAGAAAAGAAAAACTGGAAGCATGCAGAGGGAAACTGGAAGCCGATAATTTACCTTAAAAGGTATTTCTCCCCAGAAGAAATTAAGCCCTTTTACAAAATGGCAGATTTCTGTATTGTCAGCTCCCTGCATGATGGGATGAACCTTGTTGCCAAAGAATATGTAGCAAGCAAAAAAGATTTAGCTGGTGCGCTTATCTTAAGCCAATTTACCGGTGCAGCAAGAGAATTAACCGATGCTATCCAATTCAACCCTTATGCCATTGAGGAATTTGCCGAGGCTATTAAGCTTACTTTGGAAATGCCAGTAAATGAGAAGAAGAAACGGATGAATAATATGAGAAAGATTATTGCTGAAAATAATATCTACCGCTGGGCAGGTAATATTATTACCGAACTGACGGCGCTTAAAAAATCGTAA
- a CDS encoding TlpA disulfide reductase family protein — protein sequence MKRLLLVIGLLILVSCCGKKESQPEEKQVTEKQQIAEKQVAEKEQVAEKKQMAEEKQIPEKQVAEKEPSNQAKIWNGPDFTLPTIDGETLTLSELSGKVIILDFWATWCPPCRMEIPDFIQLYSQYKDKGLLIIGLSLDESPDNVRQFKEKMGINYPIVMGNQKVTEDFGGIRGIPTTFIIDREGNIETKIVGYRSKEVFEKEIDSLLKE from the coding sequence ATGAAAAGATTATTGTTAGTGATCGGGCTTCTGATCTTGGTCAGCTGTTGTGGGAAAAAGGAAAGCCAGCCCGAAGAGAAGCAGGTAACTGAGAAGCAGCAGATAGCTGAGAAGCAGGTGGCTGAGAAGGAGCAAGTGGCTGAGAAGAAACAAATGGCTGAAGAGAAGCAGATACCTGAGAAGCAGGTGGCTGAGAAAGAACCCTCAAATCAAGCAAAGATATGGAATGGACCTGATTTTACCTTACCCACCATAGATGGAGAAACCTTAACCCTTTCTGAACTCAGTGGTAAGGTGATAATCTTGGATTTTTGGGCAACCTGGTGCCCACCCTGCAGGATGGAGATCCCTGATTTTATCCAGCTATACAGCCAATACAAGGATAAAGGGCTTCTGATCATAGGCCTTAGTCTTGACGAAAGCCCAGATAATGTTAGGCAGTTCAAAGAAAAGATGGGAATAAACTACCCTATTGTTATGGGAAATCAAAAGGTAACAGAGGATTTTGGTGGAATAAGAGGGATACCAACCACTTTTATAATAGACAGAGAAGGCAATATAGAAACAAAGATTGTAGGTTATCGTTCTAAAGAGGTATTTGAGAAAGAAATAGATTCTCTCCTCAAAGAGTGA
- a CDS encoding DUF5752 family protein, translated as MSELIKAKEPFRFFTRLHLSELTGLRAATLDQLLTLIKEVPGSCIYHHTHKFLQQHQYLSPLPPNDFAYWVTEALGEDELGEKLASIDTIQYPTIRSLRDKIAQTIEEYLNDSPLAKLKFARSKEEFHFIKSVSFILPTNYTAYDLKEFVEILKKITIDSIYFHIFEARLRLEKPTNDFSNWIENSLGNKRLADNISRLDPYTHTLEDLRKTLIQLIKK; from the coding sequence ATGTCAGAGTTAATAAAAGCAAAAGAACCATTTAGGTTTTTCACAAGATTGCACTTATCGGAACTGACCGGCTTAAGAGCTGCTACCTTAGATCAGCTTTTGACCCTTATTAAGGAAGTACCTGGTTCCTGCATTTATCACCATACCCATAAGTTTTTGCAGCAGCATCAGTATCTTTCTCCTCTGCCGCCAAATGATTTTGCTTACTGGGTAACCGAGGCTCTCGGAGAGGATGAGCTGGGAGAAAAGCTTGCCAGTATTGATACGATACAATACCCAACTATTCGCAGCTTGCGGGATAAGATTGCGCAAACTATTGAGGAATATTTGAATGATAGCCCCCTTGCCAAATTAAAATTTGCCAGAAGCAAAGAAGAATTTCATTTTATCAAGTCAGTTAGTTTTATTCTGCCGACAAATTATACAGCTTATGATTTAAAGGAATTTGTGGAAATTTTAAAAAAAATTACTATTGATTCTATTTATTTTCATATTTTTGAGGCACGGCTTAGACTTGAGAAACCGACTAATGACTTTTCTAATTGGATAGAAAATTCTTTAGGCAATAAGAGATTGGCGGATAATATTTCAAGATTAGACCCTTACACTCACACTTTAGAGGATTTAAGAAAAACGCTCATTCAACTAATTAAAAAATAA